In the genome of Desulfofarcimen acetoxidans DSM 771, one region contains:
- a CDS encoding type 1 glutamine amidotransferase produces the protein MLTVCHLYPDLLNLYGDRGNVMAFVRRCRWRNIPVQVKEVNIGETLDFAEVDFLFLGGGSDREQTLLNKDLTSRTAGLREAIEDGLVLLAICGGYQMLGRYYRTHEGEEIPGLGILDLYTEAGARRLIGNVAVEMLLDNITVKVTGFENHSGQTFLGDVSPLGKVLAGFGNNGRDKQEGARYKNVFCSYLHGPLLPKNTVLADYLITLAMRRRGISGDLQPLEDALEERANAVMLERLLKNTG, from the coding sequence ATGCTCACCGTATGTCATCTGTATCCTGATTTGCTTAATTTGTATGGAGATCGCGGTAATGTTATGGCCTTTGTGCGACGTTGCCGTTGGCGCAATATTCCCGTGCAGGTGAAGGAAGTGAATATTGGTGAGACCCTGGATTTTGCAGAAGTTGATTTTTTGTTTTTGGGTGGTGGTTCAGACAGAGAACAAACTCTATTGAACAAAGATTTGACAAGCCGAACAGCCGGATTGAGGGAGGCTATTGAAGATGGACTGGTGCTGCTGGCTATTTGTGGCGGTTACCAAATGCTTGGTCGCTACTACCGAACCCATGAGGGAGAGGAAATACCCGGCTTAGGCATATTGGATTTATACACAGAAGCAGGTGCCAGGCGGTTAATTGGTAATGTAGCTGTGGAAATGTTGTTGGATAACATAACAGTTAAAGTCACAGGTTTTGAGAACCACTCCGGCCAGACCTTTTTAGGAGATGTTTCCCCCTTAGGAAAGGTGCTAGCCGGTTTTGGCAATAATGGTAGAGATAAACAGGAGGGAGCAAGGTATAAAAATGTGTTTTGTTCGTACCTGCACGGTCCTTTGCTTCCCAAAAACACTGTTTTAGCGGATTACCTTATTACCCTGGCTATGAGAAGAAGAGGTATATCGGGAGATCTGCAGCCTTTGGAGGATGCCTTGGAGGAACGGGCCAATGCTGTTATGTTGGAAAGATTGCTTAAGAATACTGGTTAA